From a region of the Daphnia pulicaria isolate SC F1-1A chromosome 1, SC_F0-13Bv2, whole genome shotgun sequence genome:
- the LOC124320847 gene encoding alpha-centractin-like produces the protein MDAYDVIVNQPVVIDNGSGLIKAGFAGDQAPKAHFPNYVGRPKHVRVMAGALEGDMFIGPNAEEHRGLLSLKYPMEHGYVNDWSDMERVWQYVYSKEQLNTFAEEHPVLLTEAPLNPRHNREKAAEIFFDSFNVPALFVSMQAVLSLYATGRTTGVVLDCGDGVTHAVPIYEGFALPHSIMRSDLAGRDVTRYLRLLLRKEGYIFRTSSEMEVVRTLKERACYLSANPLKEESIADADKATYALPDGSSIEVGAARFRAPEVLFRPDLIGEECEGLHEVLVFAIQRSDLDLRKTLYHNIVLSGGSTLFKGFGDRLLSEVKRLAPRDVKVRMAAPQERLYSTWIGGSILASLDTFRQMWVSKREWDEEGARAIHRKTF, from the exons ATGGATGCATATGACGTGATAGTTAACCAGCCTGTTGTTATCGATAAC GGTTCTGGTTTGATCAAAGCAGGATTCGCTGGTGATCAAGCACCCAAAGCACATTTTCCAAATTATGTTGGAAGACCAAAACATGTTCGTGTGATGGCTGGAGCCCTGGAGGGGGACATGTTCATTGGACCAAATGCAGAGGAGCATCGTGGTCTATTGAGCTTAAAATACCCAATGGAACATGGATATGTCAATGATTGGTCTGACATGGAACGTGTTTGGCAGTATGTCTACAGTAAAGAACAGCTCAACACTTTTGCAGAAGAA CATCCAGTGCTTCTTACTGAAGCACCTCTCAATCCCAGGCACAATAGGGAGAAAGCAGCAGAGatcttttttgattcttttaatgTTCCAGCTCTGTTTGTATCCATGCAAGCTGTTTTGAGCTT GTATGCAACTGGTAGGACTACTGGTGTTGTTCTCGATTGTGGAGATGGTGTTACTCATGCTGTACCTATTTATGAGGGATTTGCCTTACCACATTCAATTATGAGATCTGATTTAGCAGGAAGAGATGTTACCCGATATCTTAg GTTATTGCTACGGAAAGAAGGGTACATATTTCGCACTAGTTCTGAAATGGAAGTTGTTCGCACTCTGAAAGAACGTGCTTGTTATTTGTCTGCAAATCCACTCAAGGAGGAGAGTATTGCAGATGCCGACAAGGCTACATATGCACTGCCAGACGGATCTAGTATTGAAGTAGGTGCTGCACGTTTCCGCGCACCCGAAGTATTATTCCGTCCTGATTTGATTGGGGAAGAGTGTGAAGGTCTGCATGAAGTCTTGGTCTTCGCAATACAGCGATCAGATCTGGATTTAAGGAAAACTTTGTATCATAACATAGTTCTTTCTGGTGGATCCACTCTTTTCAAG GGCTTTGGTGATCGCCTGTTGTCTGAAGTAAAACGACTAGCTCCTCGTGACGTTAAAGTTCGA ATGGCCGCTCCTCAGGAGAGGCTCTACTCTACATGGATTGGCGGTTCAATCCTTGCGTCACTTGACACTTTTCGGCAAATGTGGGTTTCCAAGCGAGAATGGGATGAAGAAGGTGCACGAGCAATTCACCGCAaaaccttttaa